AACCCTGACTCAACCCATCGGCAGTCGGTACCAAAAATAGCAAAGCATTGTGTTGTTCATAGTGTAGCTTTCATCTGGAGTACCGCGCGATGGCCCACGGCGATCGCCCCCATCTCCCCTAGCAAGGGAAGCAGGGGTGGAACTTCCGTCTTGCTTTTATCCGTCTACATAGGTTGGCGACTGAGATCCAGACGCAAAGGGATGCAGCTTTATAAAAGGTTGGCTATTGTAGTGGCACGATGGGGGCTCATGTAGGGTCGATGCATGACCGATGATGCGCCCCATGTCTACTGAGCTATGGGATGTGTCAGTGTCAACCCCATTAATCTACCCGATGGACGCGCGATGAACTACCAACTAATTTCCGTTTCTGTACTAAGTATGACGATGTGGGTCGCTGGAGGCTCCCTGCCCAGTCTTGCCCAAACCATGGAGGAAACCCCTCCCGCCGTACAGCCCATCCCCTCGCCAGCCGAGTCAGACTATCGCCGAGGGATCAACGATTTAGACCAAGGAGACTATGACGACGCGATCGCTCACTTCACCGAGGCGATCGCCCTCGATCCATCCTACGCTCCAGCCTATGCTGCTCGGGGTACGGCCTACCTCGCTCTTGATAATCTGCAGAGTGCCCAAGCTGACTTCAACCAAGCACTTGCTCTGGATCCAGACAACATCATGGCCTACCAGGGTCGCGGCAATGTCTACACCCGTCTAGAGCGCTATGCCGACGCCATGGCTGATCTTGAAGACGCCCTACGCCTCGATCCCTTTGCCCCCCTGAGCTACCTCTACCGTGGTATCCTCTACGCCAGCATGGGTGAACATCGCCTGGCGATCAGCGACTTTGACGAAGCCCTTACCCTACAACCAGACTACCCAGAAGCGCTCGTCTACCGAGGCTCAAGCTATACGGCTCTCGGCAATCGGGATGCGGCGATCGCCGACTACAGCCAAGCGATCGCCCTGCGCCCTAGCTACACCGAAGCCTATATCAACCGAGGTCTTGCCTACTACAATGCAGGCAACCTAGAATCAGGAGCTGCAGACTTCAATGAAGCCATCCGCCTCGATA
The sequence above is a segment of the Candidatus Obscuribacterales bacterium genome. Coding sequences within it:
- a CDS encoding tetratricopeptide repeat protein encodes the protein MTMWVAGGSLPSLAQTMEETPPAVQPIPSPAESDYRRGINDLDQGDYDDAIAHFTEAIALDPSYAPAYAARGTAYLALDNLQSAQADFNQALALDPDNIMAYQGRGNVYTRLERYADAMADLEDALRLDPFAPLSYLYRGILYASMGEHRLAISDFDEALTLQPDYPEALVYRGSSYTALGNRDAAIADYSQAIALRPSYTEAYINRGLAYYNAGNLESGAADFNEAIRLDSNSASAYLNRAYVFSAGGNLAAALSDYDAALTLNPNYAEAHMGRGLVLSATNNPAEAIAAFSQAIAIRNDYTAAYKARGDVYLSIGDAANALNDFDAAIQRQANYAEAYQGRASARLALGDTSGSMADLTQVIALDGTNARAYLDRGSLRAGMGDTAGAITDYTSAIASNPQLGDAYYGRALLQVELGNLNAAMQDFETASTLFLEMGMAGRYRDTLEQMRALQ